Sequence from the Ectothiorhodospira sp. BSL-9 genome:
CTGGAGCAACCTGGAACTGCGGGTCTCGGCACTGGAAAGCCGCATCCAGACCATGGAAAAGACCTTCTACCGGGAAATCTCCCAGGTCCGTCGCTTCATCAAGCATTTCCTGAAGGAGAAGACCCAGTGACCCAGGCTCCCAACGCCCCCCAGCGCATCCGCAATGCCATGACCGTGGATGTGGAAGACTACTTCCAGGTCTCCGCCTTTGAGGAACACATCTCCCGGGGGAGTTGGGACGATCTGCCCTGCAGGGTGGAACAGAACGTGGATCGCATCCTGCAGCTCTTCGCAGACCAGGACGTGAAGGCCACCTTCTTTTATCTGGGTTGGGTGGCTCGCCGCTACCCGGAACTGGTGCGGCGCACCCGGGACGAGGGCCACGAGATCGCCAGCCACGGCTGGTCCCATATTCGGGCCACGGAACAGACCCAGGAGGCCTTCCGCCAGGATGTCTCCCGCACCAAGGCGCTGCTGGAGGACGTGACCGGCGACCCGGTGCAGGGCTATCGGGCCGCCAGTTACTCCATTGGTCGGGATAACCTCTGGGCCCTGGATGTCCTCCAGGACACGGGGCACCGTTACAGTTCCAGCATCTACCCCATCCGCCATGACCTCTACGGCATGCCCGAGGCCCCCCGGTTCGCCTTTTACCCCGTGGATGGCGACCTGCTGGAGGTGCCGGTGACCACCCTGGAACTGGCTGGCCAGAAATTCCCCTGCGGCGGTGGCGGCTATTTTCGGCTCTTCCCCTATCACCTGTCCCGCTGGGCCATCCAGCGCATCAATCAGGCCGAGGGTCAGTCGGCGGTGTTCTACTTCCACCCCTGGGAGATCGACCCGGACCAGCCCCGCCAGGAGAACATCGGTCTCAAGACCCGGGTCCGCCATTACCTCAACCTGAAGCGCACGGAATCGCGCCTCAAGCTACTGCTCAAGGACTTTCACTGGGACCGCATGGACCGCGTGTTCCTGGAGCCTGCCCCCAGCCCATGACCGCACAGCCAAAGACCTCAAGCCCGCCCACGAACCTGACCATCCGGCGCCTGGAGCCGGACATGGAATCCACCTGGGAGGCCTTCGTGGATGCCTGCCCCCATGCCACCTTCTTCCACCGGGCCGGCTGGAAACGGGTGCTGGAGCAGGCCCTGGGGCATAAGGGCTATTACCTTTATGCCGAGTCCGGGGGCCGCATCCGGGGTGTGTTGCCCCTGGGGCATGTGAAGACCCTGCTGTTCGGCAACGCCCTGATCTCCGTGCCCTTCTGTGTGTACGGTGGCGTGGCCGCCGAGGATGCCGAGGCCGAGCAGGCCCTGATCCAGGCCGCCCGGGAACTGGCCGAGGCACTTCAGGTGGACTATCTGGAACTGCGCCACCGGGAGCGGCGCCTGCCCGACTGGCCCTGCAAGGATGACCTGTACGTGACCTTCCGCAAGCCCATCGACCCGGACCCGGATGTGAACATGAAGGCCATCCCCCGCAAGCAGCGGGCCATGGTGCGCAAGGGCATCAAGCGGGAACTGGCCTCGGAGCTGGATACGGGCATCGACCGCTTCTTCCCCATCTATGCCGACAGCGTGCGGCGCCACGGCACGCCGGTGTTCGCCCGCCGGTTCTTTCAGGCCCTGATGGATGAGTTTGGCGAGGCCGCACAGGTGACCACGGTCAGCCACGACGGACAGCCGGTCAGCAGCGTGCTGAGCTTTTATTTCCGGGACGAGGTGCTGCCGTACTATGGCGGCGGCACCCCGGAAGCACGGGACCTGGCGGCGTTCGATTTTCTTTACTGGGAGGTGATGCGCCGGTCTGGCCAAGAGGGCTATCGCCTGTTCGACTATGGCCGCAGCAAGCGGAGCACGGGTTCGTTCAGCTTCAAGAAGAACTGGGGCTTCGAACCTGAACCGTTGTACTACGAATACCACCTGGTGCGGGCGAAGGATGTTCCGGACATCAATCCCTTGAACCCCAAGTACCGGCTGTTCATCGCTGGCTGGAAGCGGCTGCCGTTGCCGGTGGCTAATTTATTGGGGCCGGTGATCTCAAGGGGGCTGGGATGATGGATAAGCCCCACTTGCTCTTCCTGGCCCACCGGATTCCCTATCCCCCCAACA
This genomic interval carries:
- a CDS encoding XrtA system polysaccharide deacetylase, which gives rise to MTVDVEDYFQVSAFEEHISRGSWDDLPCRVEQNVDRILQLFADQDVKATFFYLGWVARRYPELVRRTRDEGHEIASHGWSHIRATEQTQEAFRQDVSRTKALLEDVTGDPVQGYRAASYSIGRDNLWALDVLQDTGHRYSSSIYPIRHDLYGMPEAPRFAFYPVDGDLLEVPVTTLELAGQKFPCGGGGYFRLFPYHLSRWAIQRINQAEGQSAVFYFHPWEIDPDQPRQENIGLKTRVRHYLNLKRTESRLKLLLKDFHWDRMDRVFLEPAPSP
- a CDS encoding FemAB family XrtA/PEP-CTERM system-associated protein, which encodes MTAQPKTSSPPTNLTIRRLEPDMESTWEAFVDACPHATFFHRAGWKRVLEQALGHKGYYLYAESGGRIRGVLPLGHVKTLLFGNALISVPFCVYGGVAAEDAEAEQALIQAARELAEALQVDYLELRHRERRLPDWPCKDDLYVTFRKPIDPDPDVNMKAIPRKQRAMVRKGIKRELASELDTGIDRFFPIYADSVRRHGTPVFARRFFQALMDEFGEAAQVTTVSHDGQPVSSVLSFYFRDEVLPYYGGGTPEARDLAAFDFLYWEVMRRSGQEGYRLFDYGRSKRSTGSFSFKKNWGFEPEPLYYEYHLVRAKDVPDINPLNPKYRLFIAGWKRLPLPVANLLGPVISRGLG